A single genomic interval of Mangifera indica cultivar Alphonso chromosome 5, CATAS_Mindica_2.1, whole genome shotgun sequence harbors:
- the LOC123217447 gene encoding transcription factor CPC-like, producing MDKRRRKQPKTSTTSCSEEVSSIEWEFINMSEQEEDLIYRMYKLVGERWALIAGRIPGRKAEEIERFWIMRHGEVFASRRRELKRCNS from the exons ATGGATAAGCGTCGCCGGAAGCAACCCAAAACTAGTACTACTAGTTGCTCTGAAG AGGTGAGCAGTATTGAATGGGAATTCATAAACATGTCTGAGCAAGAAGAAGATCTCATCTATAGAATGTATAAACTCGTTGGAGAAAG gtgGGCACTGATAGCTGGACGGATTCCAGGCCGAAAAGCAGAGGAAATAGAGAGGTTTTGGATTATGAGACACGGAGAAGTGTTTGCCAGTAGACGAAGAGAGCTTAAGAGATGTAATTCCTAA
- the LOC123215963 gene encoding probable WRKY transcription factor 53, producing the protein MEKTMDRELKNLISELIQGKELTKQLRNHLNLSSSPKTRQLLIQKIISTYEKALSVLNSGASPVELKLNNNVTISESPCSFPNCSPTSEAVDQDCKDQCHSKDVYKKRKTMSQWTEQVKVCSEAGFEGPLDDGFSWRKYGQKEILGAIYPRGYYRCTHRHAQGCLATKLVQRSDEDPTIFEVTYRGRHTCSQNTHFVKASASSTKEGAKYKQSRHHDRQEPEVKESQELIISFGTSELEGKTEDLDNKEEIFPSFSFPQTSITEDDNMEHNIFTESTMEMEINFMRSFSPSFLLPTDSESKYFSVSPCHMNNSVGLEQTVHTPESGVSTPNSPIGDFDFSLVKVDLDPNFPMDNLDYFS; encoded by the exons ATGGAAAAGACCATGGATAGAGAGCTAAAGAATCTCATCAGTGAACTGATCCAAGGAAAGGAGCTAACCAAGCAGCTCAGAAACCATCTTAACCTTTCTTCCTCTCCCAAAACTCGACAACTTTTAATCCAGAAAATTATCTCCACCTATGAGAAAGCGCTTTCAGTGTTAAACTCTGGTGCTTCTCCAGTTGAGCTTAAGCTCAACAATAACGTTACAATTTCAGAATCGCCATGTTCCTTTCCCAACTGTAGCCCGACAAGTGAGGCTGTTGATCAAGATTGCAAAGATCAATGCCACAGCAAAGATGTCTATAAGAAGAG AAAGACAATGTCCCAGTGGACTGAACAAGTAAAGGTTTGCTCCGAGGCAGGATTCGAAGGGCCTCTTGATGATGGTTTCAGCTGGAGAAAATACGGACAGAAGGAAATTCTTGGTGCTATTTATCCCAG AGGGTATTATAGATGCACTCATCGACATGCACAAGGTTGCTTGGCCACAAAATTAGTTCAAAGATCAGACGAAGACCCTACCATCTTTGAGGTGACCTATCGAGGAAGGCATACCTGCAGCCAAAACACCCATTTTGTTAAGGCCTCTGCTTCATCAACAAAGGAAGGGGCCAAGTATAAACAGAGTCGTCATCATGACCGACAGGAACCTGAAGTAAAAGAGTCACAAGAATTGATCATCAGTTTTGGAACTTCAGAGCTCGAAGGGAAGACTGAGGACTTGGACAACAAGGAGGAAATATTTCCTTCATTCTCATTTCCACAAACATCAATCACTGAAGATGACAATATGGAGCACAATATTTTCACAGAGTCCACGATGGAAATGGAAATCAATTTCATGCGTAGTTTTTCTCCATCTTTTTTATTGCCCACAGATTCTGAATCCAAGTATTTCTCAGTGTCACCATGCCATATGAACAACAGCGTTGGATTAGAACAAACTGTGCATACTCCAGAATCTGGAGTTTCAACCCCAAATTCACCAATTGGGGATTTTGATTTCTCACTTGTTAAGGTGGATTTGGACCCAAATTTCCCCATGGACAACCTAGACTACTTCTCATAA
- the LOC123217120 gene encoding hydroquinone glucosyltransferase-like, giving the protein MGQTQAKKPHIAVVPTPGMGHLIPLIEFAKRLVQQHPFTVTFIIPNTGGTSTEAQKSTLASLPSSIDLFFLPPVTLNDVPEDSKIETRISLTLVRSLPSLRDVLKSLVAKTSLVSLVVDLFGTDAFDVAKEFNLSPFIFFPSTAMVLSLFLYLPSLDESVSCEYRDLPEPVNIPGCIPIHGKYLLDPAQDRKNEAYEWLLYHTKRYRMAEGIMVNSFMELEGGAIQALQEAEPGKPPVYPVGPLVKMGSSSSTRIHDDESLKWLDNQPLGSVLFVSFGSGGTLSSRQLKELALGLEMSEQRFLWVVRSPNDEVANATYFEVHGQSEFMRFLPEGFLERTKERGLVVPSWAPQAQVLSHGSTGGFLSHCGWNSVLESVVNGVPLIAWPLYAEQKMNAVTLTEHIQVALRPKANENGLIEKEEIARVVKGLMEGEEGKSARYRMKDLKDAAAAVLSENGSSTKALAEVALKWKNKISN; this is encoded by the coding sequence ATGGGACAAACACAAGCGAAAAAACCCCATATAGCCGTTGTTCCTACTCCAGGGATGGGTCATCTCATCCCACTAATTGAGTTCGCCAAACGACTCGTTCAGCAACATCCATTCACAGTCACTTTTATCATTCCTAACACCGGGGGGACTTCTACTGAAGCCCAAAAATCCACTCTTGCTTCTCTTCCTTCTTCCATCGACCTTTTTTTTCTCCCTCCGGTTACATTAAACGACGTCCCTGAAGattcaaaaattgaaaccaGAATTTCTCTCACTTTGGTTCGCTCTCTTCCTTCTCTTCGCGATGTGTTGAAGTCGCTAGTAGCTAAAACCTCGCTCGTCAGCTTGGTGGTCGATCTTTTTGGCACTGACGCCTTTGATGTTGCTAAAGAATTTAATTTGTCACCCTTCATTTTCTTCCCATCCACGGCCATGGTTTTGTCGTTGTTTCTGTATTTGCCCTCGCTTGACGAGTCTGTCTCATGTGAGTATAGAGACCTCCCTGAACCAGTGAATATACCCGGATGCATACCCATTCACGGTAAATATTTGCTCGACCCGGCTCAAGACAGAAAAAATGAAGCTTATGAATGGCTACTCTACCATACAAAAAGGTATAGAATGGCTGAGGGTATTATGGTTAATAGCTTCATGGAATTGGAAGGAGGAGCTATTCAGGCTCTGCAAGAGGCTGAACCCGGTAAACCACCAGTTTACCCGGTTGGACCACTTGTGAAAATGGGTTCAAGTTCAAGCACAAGAATTCACGATGATGAATCCTTAAAGTGGCTTGATAATCAGCCACTAGGATCTGTATTATTCGTCTCATTTGGTAGCGGCGGGACCCTGTCTTCCCGTCAGTTAAAGGAGTTGGCTTTGGGGTTAGAGATGAGTGAGCAGAGATTTTTATGGGTAGTAAGAAGTCCAAACGACGAGGTTGCTAATGCAACATATTTCGAAGTCCATGGCCAGAGTGAATTTATGAGATTTCTACCAGAAGGGTTCTTAGAAAGGACGAAGGAGCGAGGTCTGGTGGTGCCATCATGGGCGCCACAGGCACAAGTGTTGAGCCATGGCTCCACAGGGGGATTCCTGAGCCATTGTGGATGGAATTCTGTTCTGGAGAGTGTTGTAAATGGTGTACCATTAATAGCCTGGCCACTTTATGCGGAACAGAAAATGAACGCTGTAACGCTGACCGAGCATATTCAAGTGGCATTGAGACCAAAAGCTAATGAAAATGGCCTtattgagaaagaagaaattgCTAGAGTCGTTAAGGGTTTAATGGAAGGTGAAGAAGGTAAAAGTGCTCGCTATAGAATGAAGGACTTAAAAGATGCGGCCGCAGCTGTGCTCAGTGAAAATGGCTCCTCTACAAAAGCTCTGGCTGAAGTTGCTCTCAAATGGAAGAACAAAATTTCCAATTAA